In the Deltaproteobacteria bacterium genome, TCGCGAGCGTGACGAAGCTGAAGTAGATCGCGGTCGACAGCGGGAAGGTCGGGAGCGGCGCTCCGTTGCCGACGTACGAGCCCGGCCAGGCGTGCTCGATCTCACAGTGCAGCATGCCCCAGAAGACGCCGGCGAGCAGGTACGCATCGAGGGCGGCGTAGACGTGCTCGACGCCGACCTCGGGAGCGCGTAGCGCGAAGAGGAGGGCGCCGACGGCGGCCGCGAGCGCGAGCGCGATCACCGGCGGCTGGGTGGCGAACGTGAGCGGGCGGTGCTCGAAGAGGAGGGTCGCGAGACGGGCGGCGAGGAAGATCGCGAGCGCGCCTCGGAGGAGCCGCGAGTGGCGCGTCGGCGCGAAGCCGAAGACCGCCGCGAAGAGGCTCAGCTCGAGGAAGATGCGGAGCCAGTTGCGGTCGAGAGCGAGGGAGGCGAGCAGCGGCCCGGCGCCGATCGTCAGGATGAGGGCGTAGAAGAGCGCGGCGTACCGATGCCGGAAGTACGCATGCAGGAGCCGCTTCATGGCGTCACGTCGTGTGCTGCGATTGCTCGGGTGCTCCGGGAGTCGCCGTCCGTACGACCGTGCCGCG is a window encoding:
- a CDS encoding two pore domain potassium channel family protein, whose product is MKRLLHAYFRHRYAALFYALILTIGAGPLLASLALDRNWLRIFLELSLFAAVFGFAPTRHSRLLRGALAIFLAARLATLLFEHRPLTFATQPPVIALALAAAVGALLFALRAPEVGVEHVYAALDAYLLAGVFWGMLHCEIEHAWPGSYVGNGAPLPTFPLSTAIYFSFVTLATLGYGDIVPQTEVARGVTVVEAIAGQLYLAVLIARLVSSAALGANRGEPCA